The Opitutaceae bacterium genomic interval TTCGACGGCGGCTCCCTGTTCATCGCCCGTGGCGCCAAGATCCTCGCCCAGGGCGGCGTTGGCGCTCCCATCGTCTTCACCACTGCGGCCCTCAACAATGCGGGCAGCCCTGGCGCCCGCGCCACTGGCCAATCCCCCGCCTGGTGGGATGCCGACCCGATCAACTCGCCCAAGGCCCCGTCAAACGCCGGTCTCTGGGGCGGCTTGCTCGTTCTCGGCAATGCCCTGACCAATTCCGACCGCCTGCCTGGCACAGCGACCCAGTCCTTCAGCGACATCGACGGCGTGCTGCCGGTGAATGCTGATGACCGTTTCGAAATCGAAGGCATTCCCGCCGGCGATGCCTCCAACCTCGGCTTCAGCCGTTTCGGTGGTTTCGCCGCCAACGACAACTCGGGCGAACTCAGCTATGTCTCCCTCCGCCACGGCGGTGCAAACATCGCTGCGAACAACGAAATTAATGGTCTGACCCTTGGTGCGGTTGGCCGTGGTACGGTCATTCGCTTTGTTGAAGTCTGGGGTAACACCGATGATGGCATCGAAATCTTCGGTGGTTCCGTCAACCTGAGCAACGTCGTCGTCGTCGGCCAGCAGGACGACGGTCTCGATATCGACGTCGGCTACACCGGCACGATTCAGTACGCCCTCGTCGTCAACAGCACCCTCTCCGACAAGCTCGGTGAGTGGGACGGCAGCTATGAGCTCGAAACCTCCATCAACGGCGTCAGCTTCCCGGCCAGCGGCCCGGTCACGAGCTCCCTCCTCCCGACGGCCCAGTTCGTCGTGGCCAACGCCACCCTGATCGGCAACAACGGTGGCAGCTCGACCACTTCCAGCGGCCTGCACATCCGCGACCAGGCGGCTCCCCGCCTTGTCAACTCGATCATCGTCAATCCCTCGAAGCAGGGCACCAGCGGTCCGATCGAGTTCGACAATCGCTCCACCGGTGCGCAGTCGACGCTGAACCTCCTCGACAAGGAAGTGTCCTTCTTCAAGGGCGTGACCTTCTTCGACGCGAGCGGCACCCTCACCACGGTCAACCAGTTCGTGGACAATGGTTCGAGCAGCAACACGATCGCTCGTGCCAAGCTCGGCCTCGCCAAGTTCCAGAACGAGTTCAACGTCAACCCGGGCTTCGCGAACATCCCCTCGGGCAACCTCTCGACCGCCCCGGTAAACGCCTTCGACCCCCGCCCGACTTCAGCCGGTGCTGGCGTGTTTGAAGACGATATCCTCCTCGCGAACGCCGCCTTCCAAGCGGTCGGCTATCGCGGTGCCTTCGATCCCAATGAGTCCACGCTCTGGACTTTCGGTTGGACGGCTGCCGAGGCCTTCAACCTCCTGATCGACTAATGCCCTTCTCCCCTACCGGTACAATGCTCACTGGTTGGGGAGTCTCAACACACACCTGTATAAAACATAAAGATCATGAAGAAGCTTCTTCTCCTCGCCAGTGCCTTTGCTGGCTTCTCGGGCCTCGTCGCCCATGCGCAGACTCCGACCGCGCGAAACGTCGGTGACACCGTCCTCCTCGGTGGCTGGGACTTCGCAGGCTTTTCGGCAACGAATACAGCATCTGCCAACGCGCGTTATAACGGCACTTTCACGCCGTACTACACCGCTGGTATTGCTTCGAGCCCTGGTGACGCTGACTACGGCACCGCATACTTCACCGGTTCAAACGGGGCAACGTTCGCCAGCAATCGTCAGGTGGCCAGCTCCACGGCTCCTGCCTACGAGATGCTCGACCTGTCCTTCTTCCCGAACAACAATGCGCTGGGTGAAAACGTCGCAAATCAACGGACGATTCTCCTGAGCTCCAACACCGTCTTGGACAATGGCCGTGCGACATTCAAGATCAGCTCGCTCACTAACTTCAATATCTTCGAAAATCTTTTCGTCGATTATTCGGCCCGCAACCAGGGCTCGGCCAACGCGAACATCGACTGGTCCTACAGCCTTGATGGCGTGAACTTCACGTCCATTGCTGGAACGAACAGCGTGATCAGCCCGAGCGGCGCCAACTACAACGTGTTCAGCGCCAACTTCGCGGCTGTTGATGCCATCGAGGGCGTCAGCACCCTGTGGCTTGGCTTGAACTACACGGAAGACGCACTCGCAGCCTCGGTGTTTGTCGACAACGTTGCCTTCTACGGCACCGCTGCCGCGATTCCTGAGCCGTCCACCTACGCCGCCGCTCTCGGAGCGCTGGCTTTGGGTGCAGCTGCACTCCGCCGCCGCAAGGCTGCAAGCCTCGCTGCCTGAGTCGTGGTTTAGCATCGCTCTCTGGGGCCATCGGCGCGTGCCGCCTTTGGCCCCTTTTCTCATTCCCCCTTTCCAGCTGAACACAGCTCATGACGATGTTCGCAACTGCGTCCCTTGGCTGAGTTCAGCCTGAAAGCTCCAACTCCTTGAAAACCCATTTCTCTTTTAATCCGTGAATCAGCGCGCCTCCGTCAACCCGCATCTCCTATTTAACGTTAACCGCCAAGTCGTTCGGCTCATTGGATTAAGTGTACTGGCCGGGATGGGATTGGTTGTCGCCGAGGCGCAAGTGACTTCGCCCATTTCGCGCAACGCAGGTGATACCGTCCTTTTGGCAGGCTGGGATTTCGGAGGCTTTTCGGCGACCAACACTGCGTCAGCTAACGCTCGCTATAATGGCACGTTCTCGCCGTATAACAAAGCAGGCGTGGCAGCGAGCCCTGGTGAGTCTGACTTCGGAGTTGCCTATTTCACAGGCTCAAACGGCGCGACTTTTGCCAGCAATCGTCAGGTGGCCAGCTCCACGGCTCCTGCCTACGAGATGCTCGACCTGTCCTTCGCCCCGAACAACAATGAGCTGGGTGAAAGCACCACAAATCAACGGACGATTCTCCTGAGCTCCAACACCGTCTTGGACAGCGGGCGCGCCACCTTCAAGATCAGTTCACTCACCAGCTTCAACAGCTTCGATAACCTTTTCGTCGATTATTCGGCGCGCAACCAAGGCTCGGCCAACGCGAACATTTCCTGGTCCTACAGCCTTGACGGCGTGAACTTCACGTCAATCGCCGGTACGAACGATACAATCACCCCGAGCGCCGCTGTGTATAAAGTGTTTAGTGCCGACTTTTCGGCTGTGAGCGCCATTGAGGGCGTGAGCAACTTGTGGCTCGGTCTCAATTATACTGAAGACTCGCTGGCTGCGTCGGTGTTCATCGACAACGTCGCCTTCTACGGCATCGCCCGCGCATTTGCCACGGCGGGACTCACATTCTGGAAAGGCGGCGACGGGGTCTGGTCCAAAGCTGCTTCCCCGGCAAATTGGCTCGATGCTGTGGCCAGTGCCAACCCCGCCGACAAGTGGGCAGGCGACGAGGCGAATTTCGGCGGCACTCCAGGTACGGTCACAGTGGATGATGCCGCGGGGGCGATCGATGTTGCGACAGCGCGGTTCCTCACAAGTGGAT includes:
- a CDS encoding PEP-CTERM sorting domain-containing protein (PEP-CTERM proteins occur, often in large numbers, in the proteomes of bacteria that also encode an exosortase, a predicted intramembrane cysteine proteinase. The presence of a PEP-CTERM domain at a protein's C-terminus predicts cleavage within the sorting domain, followed by covalent anchoring to some some component of the (usually Gram-negative) cell surface. Many PEP-CTERM proteins exhibit an unusual sequence composition that includes large numbers of potential glycosylation sites. Expression of one such protein has been shown restore the ability of a bacterium to form floc, a type of biofilm.); this encodes MKKLLLLASAFAGFSGLVAHAQTPTARNVGDTVLLGGWDFAGFSATNTASANARYNGTFTPYYTAGIASSPGDADYGTAYFTGSNGATFASNRQVASSTAPAYEMLDLSFFPNNNALGENVANQRTILLSSNTVLDNGRATFKISSLTNFNIFENLFVDYSARNQGSANANIDWSYSLDGVNFTSIAGTNSVISPSGANYNVFSANFAAVDAIEGVSTLWLGLNYTEDALAASVFVDNVAFYGTAAAIPEPSTYAAALGALALGAAALRRRKAASLAA
- a CDS encoding autotransporter-associated beta strand repeat-containing protein, producing MNQRASVNPHLLFNVNRQVVRLIGLSVLAGMGLVVAEAQVTSPISRNAGDTVLLAGWDFGGFSATNTASANARYNGTFSPYNKAGVAASPGESDFGVAYFTGSNGATFASNRQVASSTAPAYEMLDLSFAPNNNELGESTTNQRTILLSSNTVLDSGRATFKISSLTSFNSFDNLFVDYSARNQGSANANISWSYSLDGVNFTSIAGTNDTITPSAAVYKVFSADFSAVSAIEGVSNLWLGLNYTEDSLAASVFIDNVAFYGIARAFATAGLTFWKGGDGVWSKAASPANWLDAVASANPADKWAGDEANFGGTPGTVTVDDAAGAIDVATARFLTSGYKIAGDPLTTKSTGTTVQVGDGSPGGAAFTATIESVIAGSGGLTKTDLGTLVLTGANTYTGGTVISAGTLAVGNGGTSGSIVGNVTNNGVLSFNRSDALSYAGVVSGSGALVKQGGGTLT